From Scytonema millei VB511283, the proteins below share one genomic window:
- a CDS encoding anthranilate phosphoribosyltransferase family protein: MSNAFRDLLRKVGSGNHTGEDLTRTEAAAATRMMLLGEATPVQIGAFLIAHRIKRPTGAELAGMLDVYDELGPKLKPIDSPRPVMVLGIPYDGRDRTAPISPLTALLLTAAGQPTIMHGSDRMPTKYGVPLVEIWQGLGVDWTQLGLDRTQQVFETTGLGFVYLPQHFPPAQKIFEYRDQIGKRPPFATMELMWCPYAGAAQIVTGYVHPPTEHMFQVALSLRGTSNFTTVKGLEGSCDLPRERTNIIGLSTPDTTDESGLIAIERLHLSPRDYGFSSHNVPCDRTEHLVADMRSVLQGKPSEMMQSAIWNGGFYLWRAGICPNIQAGIDRAAAMFASGEVAQQLTRIIQAIESIQTRDRSYSKLL, encoded by the coding sequence ATGAGCAACGCATTTAGGGATTTACTGCGGAAGGTAGGAAGCGGTAATCATACAGGAGAGGATTTAACTCGCACGGAAGCAGCCGCAGCAACCCGAATGATGTTGTTGGGGGAAGCAACCCCTGTTCAGATTGGTGCATTTCTGATTGCCCACCGGATTAAACGTCCTACAGGGGCAGAACTGGCAGGCATGTTGGATGTTTACGACGAACTGGGACCAAAGCTAAAACCTATCGATAGCCCCCGTCCGGTGATGGTTTTGGGCATTCCCTACGATGGACGCGATCGCACCGCGCCGATTAGTCCTCTCACTGCCCTATTGCTAACGGCTGCGGGGCAACCTACGATTATGCATGGTAGCGATCGGATGCCGACTAAGTACGGCGTGCCACTTGTGGAGATCTGGCAAGGTTTAGGAGTCGATTGGACGCAACTTGGATTAGATCGAACTCAGCAAGTTTTTGAGACTACTGGTTTGGGATTTGTCTATTTACCACAGCATTTCCCTCCAGCTCAGAAAATATTTGAATATCGCGATCAGATTGGCAAGCGTCCGCCTTTTGCCACGATGGAATTAATGTGGTGTCCCTATGCCGGAGCCGCGCAGATTGTGACGGGATACGTCCATCCTCCCACAGAGCATATGTTTCAAGTTGCCTTGTCTTTACGCGGTACAAGCAACTTTACGACAGTCAAAGGATTAGAGGGTAGTTGCGACTTACCCCGCGAACGGACAAATATTATCGGTTTATCTACACCCGACACAACCGATGAATCGGGGTTAATTGCGATTGAACGTTTGCACCTTTCACCCCGCGATTATGGTTTTAGCAGCCACAACGTACCCTGCGATAGGACCGAACATTTAGTAGCAGATATGCGATCGGTCTTGCAAGGAAAACCCTCAGAAATGATGCAATCTGCGATTTGGAATGGCGGGTTTTATTTATGGCGGGCTGGGATTTGTCCCAATATTCAGGCGGGAATCGATCGCGCAGCAGCAATGTTTGCTAGTGGAGAAGTAGCGCAACAACTAACGCGAATTATTCAAGCAATTGAGTCAATTCAAACTCGCGATCGCTCCTACAGCAAACTTTTATAG
- the ligA gene encoding NAD-dependent DNA ligase LigA: MEQRVRELQQLLQNASYAYYVLDNPIMEDSVYDRLYRELQELETQYPHLVTPDSPTQRVGEKPATQFSSVRHNIPLYSLENAFNIDELKAWEQRWRRNAPGFVLKALEKDKGNKGDKEAQEQFKTQYSPTPNSQLPTPLYVCELKIDGSAIALTYENGLLARGVTRGDGVMGEDITQNVKTIRSIPLRLQVENPPPRVEVRGEAFLPLDVFEQINQERSQKGEPPFANPRNAAAGTLRQLDPRIVDKRRLDFFAYTLHVAGRDDASVYQTQWEALELLQQMGFKVNPHRQLCPTVQEVAEYYRYWDTERLNLPYMTDGAVVKINSLSLQEQLGFTQKFPRWAIALKYAAEEAPTRVEEIAVNVGRTGALTPMAIMRPVQLAGTTVSRATLHNSDRVAQLDIRVGDTAIVRKAGEIIPEVVRVLPELRPAGTQPFQMPTHCPTCSQPVIKEGAVTRCVNASCPSILKGALEHWVSRDALDINGMGEKLVHQLVDRGVVDSVADLYNLNAEKLMQLERMGQKSAEKLVQAIAASKTKPWSRVLYGLGIRHVGSVNAQVLTQKFFTVEQLAAAKTTDIESVYGIGAEIAHSVYDWFRIPANQSLIARLQAAGLQLAGEAVEESRQNDASLPLAGKTFVITGTLPTLKRDEAKELIQKAGGKVTDSVSKKTDYLVVGEEAGSKLDKAQKLGISILSEAQLLEMASS, from the coding sequence GTGGAACAGCGAGTACGGGAATTGCAGCAGTTATTGCAAAACGCTAGCTATGCTTACTACGTCCTAGACAACCCGATAATGGAAGATTCGGTCTACGATCGCCTTTATCGAGAGTTACAGGAACTTGAAACCCAATATCCGCACTTAGTCACGCCCGATAGTCCAACACAACGGGTGGGAGAAAAACCCGCTACCCAATTCTCCTCAGTGCGTCATAACATCCCGCTTTACAGTCTGGAAAATGCCTTTAACATCGACGAATTGAAGGCTTGGGAACAACGCTGGCGGCGAAATGCTCCTGGTTTTGTGTTGAAAGCTTTGGAAAAGGACAAGGGGAACAAGGGAGACAAGGAAGCACAGGAGCAATTCAAAACTCAATATTCCCCGACTCCCAACTCCCAACTCCCGACTCCCCTGTATGTATGCGAACTCAAAATCGATGGTTCGGCGATCGCCTTAACTTATGAAAATGGATTACTCGCGCGCGGGGTGACTAGGGGTGATGGCGTGATGGGTGAAGATATTACCCAGAATGTCAAGACAATTCGTTCGATTCCTCTGCGGTTGCAGGTGGAAAATCCTCCCCCAAGGGTAGAAGTTAGGGGAGAGGCATTTTTACCCCTAGATGTATTCGAGCAAATCAATCAAGAGCGATCGCAAAAGGGCGAACCCCCATTTGCTAATCCTCGTAATGCGGCGGCGGGAACGTTGCGCCAACTCGATCCTCGCATTGTCGATAAACGGCGATTGGATTTCTTTGCTTATACGTTGCACGTTGCTGGTAGAGATGATGCGAGCGTGTATCAGACGCAGTGGGAAGCTTTAGAGTTATTACAGCAGATGGGGTTTAAGGTGAATCCCCATCGCCAGTTATGCCCTACAGTGCAGGAAGTTGCCGAATATTATCGCTATTGGGATACTGAAAGGTTGAACTTACCCTACATGACAGATGGGGCAGTGGTGAAGATAAATTCTTTATCCCTACAAGAGCAATTGGGATTTACGCAAAAGTTTCCCCGTTGGGCGATCGCCTTGAAGTATGCAGCAGAGGAAGCTCCTACCCGCGTCGAAGAGATTGCGGTGAACGTAGGGAGGACGGGGGCGCTGACTCCAATGGCAATTATGCGTCCGGTGCAGTTGGCAGGAACGACGGTTTCTCGCGCGACTTTACATAATAGCGATCGCGTGGCTCAGTTAGATATCCGCGTCGGCGATACGGCAATTGTCCGTAAGGCTGGGGAAATAATCCCTGAAGTCGTGCGGGTATTGCCAGAACTACGCCCCGCAGGAACCCAACCTTTTCAAATGCCTACCCACTGTCCGACATGCAGCCAACCCGTCATCAAAGAAGGGGCGGTTACGCGCTGCGTCAATGCTTCCTGTCCGTCAATTCTCAAGGGAGCCTTGGAACATTGGGTAAGTCGAGATGCTTTAGATATTAATGGCATGGGGGAAAAGCTAGTTCACCAATTAGTCGATCGCGGCGTGGTTGATTCTGTTGCCGATCTCTACAATCTGAATGCTGAAAAATTGATGCAGTTAGAACGCATGGGGCAGAAATCAGCCGAAAAATTGGTGCAGGCGATTGCTGCTTCTAAAACTAAACCTTGGTCGCGGGTATTATATGGTTTGGGTATTCGTCATGTAGGTAGTGTCAACGCCCAGGTTTTGACGCAAAAGTTTTTTACAGTCGAGCAGTTAGCAGCAGCAAAAACCACAGATATTGAATCAGTTTACGGAATTGGAGCAGAAATTGCTCATTCGGTCTACGATTGGTTCCGCATTCCGGCAAATCAGTCTTTAATTGCTCGACTGCAAGCAGCTGGTTTGCAGTTAGCTGGGGAAGCGGTTGAGGAGTCTCGACAAAACGATGCATCCTTACCACTAGCGGGTAAAACTTTTGTCATTACTGGGACTTTACCCACACTGAAGCGGGATGAGGCAAAAGAATTGATTCAAAAGGCTGGGGGTAAAGTGACAGATTCAGTCAGCAAGAAAACAGATTACCTCGTCGTTGGCGAAGAAGCTGGCTCTAAATTAGACAAGGCACAAAAACTAGGAATTTCTATACTGAGCGAAGCACAGTTGTTGGAAATGGCAAGCAGTTGA
- a CDS encoding glycoside hydrolase family 16 protein → MKQYPHLLKYTKKILQGLSLIAVLCSPSSALADPVGDGWALVFSDDFNGTQLDKKKWSTCYWWGNTGCTNGGSGDVQWYQPDDVFVNNGILRLRAQKRKMNGYEYTSGMVSSHDKFAFQYGYAEMRAKMPNGRGFWTTFWLASQRRAWPPEIDIAEYLGSEPNKMHMTYHYSTPTSKHLSSPWGHTGVDYSADYHTYAVEWNPKEIIWYIDGIERRRYTATEHISAEAMYVMATFALGKAWINTPPDETTPFPSYYNVDYIKVWRHKDSPSTRAVTPIISETEGLKVAAKFNVAHVTFLGNAKADAKLSNHMGTMLDSNKVDDSVTYTVNVPEARTFNVRVGVKRYHNRGKFQLSIGGTNCGDPQDLYASSSDYVELDLGNITFDTSGNKSFKFTVVDKNAQSSSYKLAFDYIKLTPK, encoded by the coding sequence GTGAAGCAATATCCTCATCTTCTTAAATATACTAAAAAAATCCTGCAAGGATTGAGCCTAATAGCTGTACTGTGCAGTCCTAGTAGTGCCTTAGCCGACCCTGTTGGCGATGGTTGGGCGCTCGTGTTCAGCGATGATTTTAATGGTACGCAACTTGACAAAAAGAAATGGAGTACTTGTTATTGGTGGGGCAACACTGGCTGTACGAATGGCGGTAGTGGAGACGTGCAGTGGTATCAGCCAGATGATGTGTTTGTGAACAATGGGATTCTCCGTTTGAGAGCGCAAAAACGCAAAATGAATGGCTATGAATATACCTCTGGAATGGTGTCCTCGCACGATAAGTTTGCTTTTCAGTATGGTTATGCCGAAATGCGAGCAAAAATGCCTAACGGTCGGGGTTTTTGGACAACTTTCTGGCTAGCGTCTCAACGTAGAGCTTGGCCTCCAGAAATTGATATTGCTGAGTATTTAGGTAGCGAACCCAACAAAATGCATATGACCTACCACTATTCCACTCCAACTAGCAAGCACCTAAGCTCTCCTTGGGGACATACCGGAGTTGATTATTCTGCCGACTACCATACGTATGCTGTGGAGTGGAATCCGAAAGAAATCATTTGGTATATCGATGGTATAGAACGGCGGCGCTACACGGCTACAGAACATATTTCTGCGGAAGCAATGTATGTGATGGCAACATTTGCCCTTGGCAAGGCTTGGATTAATACCCCACCAGATGAGACAACTCCATTTCCCAGTTACTACAACGTCGATTACATCAAGGTGTGGCGACACAAAGATAGTCCCTCAACACGCGCAGTCACGCCGATAATTTCTGAAACTGAAGGGTTAAAAGTAGCAGCTAAATTCAACGTGGCTCATGTAACGTTTTTAGGGAACGCCAAAGCAGATGCTAAGTTAAGCAATCACATGGGAACGATGCTTGACTCGAATAAAGTCGATGATTCTGTCACTTATACAGTCAACGTACCAGAAGCCAGAACTTTTAATGTCAGAGTTGGAGTCAAACGATATCACAATAGAGGCAAATTTCAACTTTCGATTGGTGGTACTAATTGCGGCGATCCTCAAGACCTCTATGCTTCATCTTCTGATTATGTAGAGCTAGATTTAGGAAACATTACCTTCGATACGTCTGGCAACAAATCGTTTAAATTCACTGTAGTGGATAAAAACGCCCAAAGTAGCAGTTATAAGCTAGCGTTTGACTACATCAAATTGACTCCAAAATAA
- a CDS encoding inorganic diphosphatase, which produces MDLSRIPAQPKPGLINVLIEIAAGSKNKYEYDKDLQAFALDRVLYSSVQYPYDYGFVPNTLADDGDPLDGMVLMDEPTFPGCIIAARPIGMLEMIDGGDRDEKILCVPDKDPRYANIKSLNDIAPHRLDEIAEFFRSYKNLEKKVTEIRGWQDVDRVMPLVEQCIKAGSEKGRESDSETV; this is translated from the coding sequence GTGGACTTATCCCGCATTCCGGCTCAACCAAAGCCAGGTTTAATTAACGTTTTGATTGAAATTGCTGCTGGCAGCAAAAATAAGTACGAATACGACAAGGATCTGCAAGCTTTTGCTTTAGATAGAGTGTTATATTCCTCAGTGCAGTATCCATACGATTACGGTTTTGTGCCTAATACCTTAGCTGATGATGGCGATCCACTGGATGGAATGGTATTAATGGACGAACCAACTTTTCCAGGCTGCATCATCGCCGCCAGACCAATCGGGATGCTAGAAATGATCGATGGTGGCGATCGCGATGAAAAAATTCTCTGCGTCCCCGATAAAGACCCGCGTTACGCAAACATCAAATCTCTCAATGATATTGCGCCTCACCGTTTAGACGAAATTGCCGAATTCTTCCGCAGCTATAAAAATTTAGAAAAGAAGGTCACGGAAATTCGCGGTTGGCAAGATGTCGATCGCGTCATGCCCTTAGTAGAACAGTGTATTAAGGCTGGTAGCGAAAAAGGTCGCGAGTCAGACTCGGAAACCGTTTAA
- a CDS encoding WecB/TagA/CpsF family glycosyltransferase: MRKVNLLNLDFDNLSIKELLRQLKSGVVFTPNVDHLMKLQCDREFLRAYEIADYKLCDSQILVYASRFLGTPIKEKLSGSDFFPAFCAYHRNNEKIKIFLLGGQKETAAKAQEKINKKIGRNIVVAAHSPSLGFDRNELECAEIVEMINRSGATVLAIGVGAPKQEKWIYQYRNKLPKIDFFLAIGATIDFEAGNVKRAPKWMSEVGFEWLYRLLLEPHRLWKRYLVEDLPFFWLIIKQKFNIYTIPHREKRAYK, from the coding sequence ATGCGGAAAGTTAATCTATTAAACTTGGATTTTGACAATTTAAGTATCAAAGAACTACTGAGGCAGCTAAAGTCAGGGGTTGTGTTTACGCCTAATGTAGATCATCTGATGAAGTTACAATGCGATCGCGAGTTTTTGCGAGCTTACGAGATAGCTGATTACAAACTATGTGATAGTCAAATATTGGTCTATGCCTCGCGATTTTTGGGTACGCCAATTAAAGAAAAACTCTCTGGCTCAGATTTTTTTCCTGCCTTCTGTGCCTATCACAGAAACAATGAAAAAATCAAGATTTTCTTACTAGGTGGACAAAAAGAAACTGCGGCTAAGGCACAAGAAAAGATCAATAAAAAAATAGGTAGAAATATAGTAGTTGCCGCTCATTCTCCCTCTTTGGGATTTGACCGTAACGAACTAGAATGCGCGGAAATAGTTGAAATGATTAATCGCTCGGGAGCTACAGTATTAGCAATCGGAGTGGGAGCGCCAAAACAAGAAAAATGGATTTATCAGTATCGAAACAAGCTACCTAAGATTGATTTTTTTTTGGCTATAGGTGCAACGATTGATTTTGAAGCAGGAAATGTCAAGCGAGCGCCGAAATGGATGAGCGAAGTAGGCTTTGAATGGTTGTATAGACTTTTGTTAGAACCTCATAGATTGTGGAAAAGATATTTGGTAGAAGATCTACCCTTCTTCTGGTTAATTATTAAGCAAAAGTTCAACATATATACAATTCCCCACAGAGAGAAGCGAGCCTATAAGTAA
- the panD gene encoding aspartate 1-decarboxylase translates to MQRTFLLAKIHNCTLTGANLNYVGSISIDRALLDAAGILPYEQVQVVNVNNGERLITYAIAAPPNSGKIELNGAAARLGVSGDRVIIMTYAQLTPAELEAFCPKVVLVGDRNQLQEVRRYDDLLLAQV, encoded by the coding sequence ATGCAACGCACATTTCTCCTCGCCAAAATCCACAATTGCACTTTAACAGGGGCAAATCTTAACTACGTGGGTAGCATCAGTATCGATCGCGCTTTGTTAGATGCTGCTGGGATATTACCCTACGAACAAGTGCAAGTCGTCAACGTAAATAATGGTGAAAGATTAATTACTTATGCGATCGCTGCTCCTCCAAATTCTGGAAAAATTGAGTTAAACGGTGCAGCAGCGAGATTGGGGGTGAGTGGCGATCGGGTGATTATTATGACCTACGCTCAATTAACTCCGGCAGAACTCGAAGCCTTTTGTCCTAAAGTTGTTTTGGTAGGCGATCGCAATCAGTTACAAGAAGTACGCCGCTACGACGATTTATTATTAGCTCAAGTCTAG
- a CDS encoding glycosyltransferase family 4 protein: MNIAFVTHYDIFNSNKWHPKAIGFSGTSYYKAQSLKDRFPDFEYIGPLTERHSLGTKFKRRLYRYLSTKAYYDWAAIDLQKNYARQINTKLSNSNSQLVVCPDISTIAYVECQQPIVLWTTNTYGACIDFYDDFSNLCRETIDDLVTLDRLALSKVQLAVFPSTWAAEAAINSYQIDRSKIEIVPYGANIECDRTINDIQNLVEARTTERCKLLFLGVSWYRKGGDIALKVAKKLKQLGIDVELTVVGCQPITDEPLPDYVVNVGFIKKSDPKGSDRLNQLISESHFLILPSRAETYGNVLCEANSFGVPCLTTKVGGIPSIIQDNVNGKLFALDADVKDYCEYIAHLFTNYAQYKQLAYSSFHEYETRLNWSAAGKSMQTLITEKFS; this comes from the coding sequence ATGAACATAGCTTTTGTGACTCATTATGATATTTTCAACAGCAATAAGTGGCATCCAAAAGCAATCGGGTTTAGTGGCACGAGTTACTACAAAGCCCAATCACTCAAAGATCGGTTTCCCGATTTTGAATATATTGGTCCGTTAACAGAACGGCATTCTCTAGGGACTAAATTCAAAAGACGTTTGTATAGATATTTGTCTACCAAAGCTTATTACGATTGGGCTGCAATCGATTTGCAAAAGAATTACGCTCGACAAATTAATACCAAATTGTCAAATAGTAACTCTCAGTTAGTTGTTTGTCCAGATATTTCTACAATTGCCTATGTCGAATGCCAGCAGCCAATTGTTTTATGGACGACAAATACTTATGGAGCTTGCATTGATTTCTACGATGATTTTAGCAATCTTTGCCGAGAAACGATTGACGATCTCGTAACGCTCGATCGACTTGCCCTTAGTAAAGTGCAACTGGCGGTTTTTCCCTCTACTTGGGCGGCGGAAGCGGCAATAAATAGCTATCAAATCGATCGTAGTAAGATTGAGATCGTACCATATGGAGCCAACATAGAATGCGATCGCACGATTAATGACATTCAAAACCTAGTAGAAGCAAGAACAACAGAGCGATGTAAGTTATTGTTTCTCGGAGTCAGTTGGTATCGTAAAGGGGGAGATATAGCTTTAAAAGTTGCTAAAAAACTCAAACAACTAGGTATCGATGTTGAGTTAACAGTTGTTGGTTGTCAACCTATAACCGACGAACCATTACCAGATTACGTGGTTAATGTTGGGTTTATCAAAAAATCCGATCCAAAGGGTAGCGATCGCTTAAATCAATTAATTTCTGAGTCTCATTTTCTAATTTTACCATCTAGAGCCGAGACTTATGGAAATGTGCTTTGCGAAGCTAATTCATTTGGAGTTCCTTGTCTGACAACTAAAGTTGGCGGGATTCCTAGTATTATTCAAGATAATGTGAATGGAAAACTATTTGCCTTAGACGCTGACGTTAAAGACTATTGCGAGTACATAGCCCATTTATTTACTAACTATGCCCAATACAAACAACTAGCATATAGTTCATTTCACGAATATGAAACTCGTCTTAACTGGTCAGCAGCAGGAAAATCGATGCAAACCCTCATTACAGAAAAATTTAGTTAA
- a CDS encoding glycosyltransferase family 4 protein, producing MKIAYLTTYDVLNQAKWPKYQSGLCAAGYFLARTLEAQNVQLDLVGPLEAKNTLSTRVKRRIYTSVLKKQYYHWTDPAVLRNYANQAIQKMSQFNSDAILCPENSLPISYLESDLPIILWSDATLYSLINFYPYLSNLCRENFHNITAMEKAALDRCEMMIYTSDWAAQTAIDAYGVEPSKVRVIPWGANIECDRSLDDVNHIVEARDNKTCKLLFFAVEWLRKGGDVALAVAKALNEAGLPTELTVVGCHPPESETLPNYVKVIGYINKSTADGRTALDRILADSHFLILPTRADCAPHVLIEANSFGVPCLTTNVGGIKTLVNDDVNGKVFDLDTDISEYCTYVTHLFEHYERYKALANSSFYEYEIRLNWTVAAKEAKKLIMDLI from the coding sequence ATGAAAATAGCTTACCTCACTACATATGATGTTCTAAATCAGGCAAAGTGGCCCAAGTACCAATCTGGTTTATGTGCAGCAGGCTATTTCCTAGCAAGGACTCTAGAAGCACAAAACGTACAACTCGATCTCGTGGGACCTTTAGAGGCAAAAAATACGCTATCGACTAGAGTAAAACGGCGAATATATACTTCTGTGCTGAAAAAGCAATACTATCACTGGACCGATCCTGCTGTTTTGCGCAATTATGCCAATCAAGCCATACAGAAAATGTCGCAATTCAATTCGGATGCAATCTTGTGTCCAGAAAATTCTCTGCCAATTTCATATCTTGAGTCCGATCTGCCGATAATTTTATGGTCTGATGCGACACTTTATTCACTGATAAACTTTTATCCTTATCTCAGTAATCTCTGCCGAGAAAACTTTCATAATATTACGGCAATGGAAAAAGCAGCACTCGATCGCTGTGAGATGATGATTTATACCTCTGACTGGGCGGCTCAAACTGCAATTGACGCTTACGGTGTCGAACCATCAAAAGTCAGAGTCATTCCTTGGGGTGCAAATATAGAATGCGATCGCAGCCTTGATGATGTGAATCATATCGTGGAAGCGAGGGATAACAAAACTTGCAAACTGCTATTTTTCGCCGTGGAATGGTTGCGTAAGGGTGGAGATGTAGCTTTAGCAGTAGCCAAAGCATTAAATGAGGCTGGTTTACCAACAGAATTAACTGTAGTAGGATGTCATCCACCTGAGTCGGAAACCTTACCGAATTACGTTAAAGTTATTGGCTATATTAATAAATCAACAGCAGATGGTCGAACTGCGCTCGATCGAATTTTAGCTGACTCGCATTTTCTGATCCTACCTACCCGCGCCGATTGCGCTCCTCATGTTTTAATTGAAGCTAACTCTTTTGGCGTTCCTTGTTTAACTACAAATGTAGGTGGAATTAAAACACTTGTTAACGATGATGTAAATGGAAAAGTCTTCGACCTAGATACAGATATATCCGAGTACTGCACTTACGTAACACATTTATTCGAGCATTACGAGCGGTATAAAGCATTAGCCAATTCTTCTTTTTACGAGTATGAAATTCGGCTCAACTGGACTGTGGCAGCCAAGGAAGCAAAAAAGTTAATTATGGATTTAATATAG
- a CDS encoding carbonic anhydrase, translating to MKKLLKGLREFKTNYFSTHTELFEQLAHGQKPRVLFISCSDSRVDPNLITQTDIGELFVIRNAGNIIPPYGAANGGEGAAVEYAIHALGIEQIVVCGHSHCGAMKGLLHLDTLKEEMPLVHDWLKHAEATRRLVKENYKSYNTEELLEIAIAENVLTQIENLRTYPVVHSKLYQGKLKIYGWIYHLETGEVLAYDPDSHSYVHPQSQLGEYDPLDGPVAGEFTVSNAPPPPIACDFPHRQHYEVVSSADNGGLQGSSSISWLPPEQAERIYRGSNGRK from the coding sequence ATGAAGAAACTACTTAAAGGGCTGCGGGAGTTCAAGACCAATTACTTTTCAACTCACACGGAACTGTTTGAACAGCTTGCCCACGGGCAAAAACCGAGGGTTTTATTTATCAGTTGTTCCGATTCGCGCGTCGATCCTAACTTGATTACCCAAACAGACATTGGAGAATTATTTGTCATCCGCAACGCTGGAAATATTATCCCACCCTATGGGGCAGCCAATGGTGGCGAAGGCGCAGCGGTAGAATATGCAATTCATGCCTTGGGAATCGAGCAAATTGTGGTCTGCGGACACTCCCATTGCGGCGCAATGAAAGGGTTGCTGCATCTAGACACGCTGAAAGAAGAAATGCCGTTAGTTCACGATTGGCTGAAACATGCTGAAGCCACTAGGCGACTGGTAAAGGAAAACTATAAGTCCTATAACACAGAAGAATTATTAGAAATTGCGATCGCGGAAAATGTTTTAACTCAGATCGAAAATCTCAGAACCTATCCTGTAGTTCACTCCAAACTATATCAAGGGAAGCTGAAAATTTACGGTTGGATCTATCACCTCGAAACTGGGGAAGTTTTGGCATATGACCCAGACAGCCACTCCTACGTCCATCCTCAATCCCAACTTGGCGAATACGATCCTCTAGATGGACCGGTCGCAGGCGAGTTTACAGTTAGTAATGCTCCTCCTCCTCCCATCGCCTGCGATTTCCCCCATCGCCAGCACTATGAAGTTGTTAGTAGTGCAGATAATGGAGGTTTACAAGGATCTTCATCTATATCATGGCTACCACCGGAACAAGCAGAGCGGATTTATCGGGGATCTAATGGTAGGAAATAA
- a CDS encoding MarR family winged helix-turn-helix transcriptional regulator, whose amino-acid sequence MKQLMGTKHLGTQQEVLALDTLVKLVRAAESVSNRIHRHLIDVDLTVSQFGVLEALYHLGPLHQRDLAEKLLKSGGNMTLVIDNLEKRQLVRREREVGDRRCIKVHLTEKGKQLIGEIFPTHVAAVVEEMSVLTPTELTELGRMCKQLGLGTRDIPASRSIPSS is encoded by the coding sequence GTGAAACAATTAATGGGTACAAAACACCTCGGCACACAACAGGAGGTTCTCGCCTTAGATACGTTAGTCAAGTTAGTTCGAGCGGCAGAATCGGTATCGAATCGCATTCACCGTCATTTGATCGATGTAGATTTGACCGTAAGTCAGTTTGGGGTGCTAGAAGCACTTTATCACCTGGGACCTCTCCATCAGCGAGATTTAGCCGAGAAACTGCTCAAAAGCGGTGGTAACATGACTTTAGTGATCGATAATTTAGAAAAGCGGCAGCTGGTAAGACGGGAACGAGAAGTCGGAGATCGCCGTTGCATCAAGGTACATCTAACGGAAAAAGGCAAACAACTGATTGGCGAGATTTTTCCGACACACGTTGCGGCTGTCGTTGAAGAAATGAGCGTTCTCACCCCAACAGAGCTAACAGAGTTGGGACGCATGTGCAAACAGCTGGGATTGGGAACGAGAGATATCCCTGCGAGTAGGAGTATCCCCAGTTCCTAG